One region of Zingiber officinale cultivar Zhangliang chromosome 7B, Zo_v1.1, whole genome shotgun sequence genomic DNA includes:
- the LOC122003886 gene encoding protein RGF1 INDUCIBLE TRANSCRIPTION FACTOR 1-like has protein sequence MVGDGGERREEHQWPMWLRPLLSTSFFVQCKQHAAHSHRRECNMYCLDCTNGALCPLCALAHRDHHAVQIRRSSYHDVIRVSEIQKVLDITGVQTYIINSARVVFLNERPQPRPSKGVARTCEVCYRSLVDSFRFCSLGCKLACTSDNDDDKNKSRGGSDSERSISSETSNATHSFFPSTPPPSSAKRRKGIPHRAPFGSLMLGF, from the exons ATG GTCGGTGACGGCGGCGAAAGGCGGGAGGAGCACCAGTGGCCGATGTGGTTGCGGCCGCTACTGTCGACGAGCTTCTTCGTGCAATGCAAGCAGCACGCGGCTCATTCTCACCGGAGAGAGTGCAACATGTACTGCCTCGACTGCACGAACGGCGCGCTTTGCCCTCTCTGCGCTCTCGCTCACCGCGACCACCACGCCGTTCAA ATAAGGCGGTCGTCGTACCACGACGTGATCAGAGTGTCGGAGATCCAAAAGGTGCTCGACATCACCGGCGTGCAAACATACATCATCAACAGCGCCCGCGTCGTCTTCCTCAACGAGCGCCCCCAGCCGCGGCCCAGCAAGGGCGTCGCCAGAACCTGCGAGGTCTGCTACCGCAGCCTCGTCGATTCCTTCCGTTTCTGCTCCCTCGGATGCAAG CTCGCTTGCACCTCCGACAATGACGACGACAAGAACAAATCGAGAGGAGGATCGGACTCGGAGCGATCGATCAGCAGCGAGACAAGCAACGCCACCCACAGCTTCTTCCCGTCGACTCCGCCGCCGTCGAGCGCCAAGAGACGGAAGGGCATTCCCCACCGAGCTCCCTTTGGAAGCCTAATGCTGGGATTCTAA